TTTGGAATTACGTAAATGCCAATGAATAGCTGGTACTTACGAGTGAAAACAGCACACAGAACTGAGTaataagtgaaaagaaaaatgaaattaggCATTATTGCTAGTATGTTACATTGTTATTAGCGTATATGATGCTCACCTGAAAGTTGATAGGTGGTGGTGGGTTCTTTGGCTCTATTCTGACAACACTGGATTCAACTTTGGGAGGAGGCCTGAAGTTGTTCTTTCCAACCTGTTAATCAGAAGTCAGGCAGCTGTATGAGTAAGCAGCAAATCCTCACATTCCTAGAAACATTCTTCTATCTTTGATAGCTCTGTCAGCTAACGCAGAATAACATACCTTCATCAGATGGTCGACTCGAGCTAGTAACTGAGTATTAATAGAGAGCCTGCAGTATAGTTTAGTTCCTGGTTTTGCAACCAGACGAAGTGCAAATTCCCTTTGAAACATAAGTATTGCACacctgagaaaaacagaaatgagaaaatgaattCTAAGTAATCAATTTTTACATCAAAAGCCAACCAACACACTTGGAAAACACAGGATTTGCCTCAGTGCTCAGAAACTATGTTTGTCATAAACAAACTCTGCCTTAATTAGCTCGGAGTgttgttacaaaaaaaaaccccacaaaactcgGTGAAACCATCTAAATCTCCTTAAAGCTACAACAGAATTTGATTCTTTACACTGCTAACTGGATCAGGATCAAAGAGACAGAAGCTAGTCTGAGTTAGGTGCCTAACAAATCATTTTGAGTAATTCTATGAGTCGTCCTTCAAATCCAAACTCTCTAGCTCCAAAAACTGACCAGTAAGGTCACTAACATTAGCACTTCAGTGACAGAAATAAAGAACTGCTGACATACTGAACACCACGCAGAAGTACCTGGGCAGTTAATATTTTTAGACCGGACAACAGGAATCGCCTTGGCTTCGATCCTACCCTTGCCACCATTCCTTTCTCAGGTAGGAAGGCATTTGAAATGCTATGATGCCCTACTTATCCCTGGAATAACCATTACGTTATAAAACGAGTGTGAAGAGGTGCAACTCCTTTTTTCATCAGCTGGACACTCACTGATGCCAAGACTAAACTTTCTTCTCATGCTTAATAGATTGACATAAACTAATTTCCAGGCTCTGGCAGGTTTCAGATTACAGAAAAATTTTGGTCTGGCTCTGATCCATCAAACTGATattttaagaactaaaaaaaaactggtttgggaatatttttaaaactattttttttttctatcaggtCATACAGAGCTCTGTTCTTCCACATACCTGAAAAAAGGTCTATGAAGCAACAACTTGAAAACAAAAGGTGAAGAAATCTGAGGAAAAGAGTACTAGTGTTAGTAAGATTTCTGGgcaattataatttaaaaagaaaaaggtttttgcCATGCTGTTTAGCCCATACCTGGTAAGGCAAGTTAGCCACACACGCATCAAAGAATGGTAAGTCTGTTTTCAAGATATCTCCAACCTTGATTTCCAGTTTGTTTGCCAGACACCTGGGGGAAAATACTCTGTGGTTATCCTCAGAGAAGCATGTTGCCCAAGTTTTCGCCAAAATGGCTCCACTGCTTTAAGCGCTTGCAATTTCCGCAGTTGATACTCACGTGCCCTGGACTCTCTTCTGAAGCTCACCAACAAGTCTAGGGTCAATTTCACAAGCAATaacctgaaaacaaaatatatatttgcaatttTGTACAACTTCTCCTAACTGAGATTATAATTTCAATTATAAAAAACCCATCTCTATTGCTACAGATTTAAATAACTCTTAAAAATTCCCCATTAGGCTATGcaccttccttcctcctccaaaaCATGCAAGCTTTACCATATAAATGGATAACAGCAATATAGCTTGACAAAACCACACAAGATTTACACAAACAGCTAAAAACTCATTGGAATTatgaaaatgttaagaaaaatatGCACAGAGTAATTCTGCTTACTGGAATCAAGCAGATGAAGATCCTTCTGTTAGCTTTAGCCTAAGCCACAATGTGGATAGAGCTTGGGAAGCTGCAGGGGAAACGTGCACttactttttttactttctctaacATCTTTACTGTCAGGTTACCAGTTCCCGGGCCTACTTCCAGAATGACATCTGTGCGTCGCAGGGCAGCCTAAGAACAAATGGTTATTTTTCTAGAACCAATTTTaagttaatttaaattaattttaattaattaattttaaagcaaaacgTATGTGCACCTCAGTAAAAAGCTGAAATCAGCCAGCAGAGGCATGTGACTGCCGCTTAGAAAGGGATGAGAGGGAAATGCTGAGATCAGGGATGTCTTAAAGCTAATTTATGAAAGATATTTGGCCAAGTATTGAAAAATAGGCAAGCGGCCAcattcttaaaaaagaaaaaaaaacaacatcaaGGCAGTAACTGCTCTACAGAAGGAAGGAAGGTCCCTCCTCAACCAGAGAACGGCGACAGTCAAGAAAGAGGACCGTGCATGGGGGCACGCTTTCCCAGAGAACTTTCAGCCAGCTCTGCCAGGTGCAGCGGGGCCGATGCTGCGGCgcagggccccgccgccgctcccgctcagccgccgccgcccgccgcctccccagCGGCGCTCCCCGCTCCGCCAACCACCTTCTCCACGATGCTGTTGACGACGAGGGGGTTCTTCAAGATGTGCTGGCCGGCCCCGGTGTTGAAGAGGATGCCTAGGGCAGAGAGCGCGGCGTTACAACAGCAGCGAGAGCACGCCGCGGACTAGCACTGCGGCCTTCCTCTGCCGCCGGCATTCGCGCTTCTCCCGGCTCAAACCGCGCTCCCCGCCGGGACCTGCCCTCACCCGGGCCGCCGCTCCCAGCACCGAGGCGTGCCCCAACCCCGGGAGAGCGCGGGCCGCGCCCGGGAGGCAGGCCCGGCCCCAGTCTCCGTTCCGCCGCTCAACGCGGCCCGCACTCACCCGTAGCGCGGCCCTCCCGGCGCTCCTGCCGCGGCCGCTTCCCTGCCCGCGCCTTGGGCATGGCGGCGACCGGCCCGACCCGGTCCCGTTCCCCACGCACGTGCCCGGGCCGGCGCGGGCGGAACGCGTCACGGGCGGGACGCGTCACGAgcggcgcgcggggcggggcggggcggggcgccgcGGCGGACAGCGCCTCCCCGCGGGACGGCGGAGtgcccgggccgcccccccgcggcgccgggctGTAAGTGTCGAGCGCCGCGCGGCGCTGGCGTCGGTTCGTCACCTGTAGGCGCGGGGTATGACGCAATCAATCATCCGCGGGGACAGGGACGCGGGCGGTGTTTGCGGCCGCCAGCTCCCGGTGCTGCGGCAGGGGAGGAgccggcgccgcggcggggccgcgcttGGGCGCGGTAACATCACTCCGTTGTGGGCGCACGGATCGCCGGCTCCAGCCTGCGGGTGCCATCAGGTGcgttttcagtatt
The Strix uralensis isolate ZFMK-TIS-50842 chromosome Z, bStrUra1, whole genome shotgun sequence DNA segment above includes these coding regions:
- the DIMT1 gene encoding dimethyladenosine transferase isoform X2, whose product is MLEKVKKVIACEIDPRLVGELQKRVQGTCLANKLEIKVGDILKTDLPFFDACVANLPYQISSPFVFKLLLHRPFFRCAILMFQREFALRLVAKPGTKLYCRLSINTQLLARVDHLMKVGKNNFRPPPKVESSVVRIEPKNPPPPINFQEWDGLVRIAFVRKNKTLSAAFKSSAVEQLLDHNYRIHCSLHNTEIPENFRIAEKIQTVLKNTGYSEKRARSMDIDDFIRLLHGFNSEGIHFS
- the DIMT1 gene encoding dimethyladenosine transferase isoform X1 — protein: MPKARAGKRPRQERREGRATGILFNTGAGQHILKNPLVVNSIVEKAALRRTDVILEVGPGTGNLTVKMLEKVKKVIACEIDPRLVGELQKRVQGTCLANKLEIKVGDILKTDLPFFDACVANLPYQISSPFVFKLLLHRPFFRCAILMFQREFALRLVAKPGTKLYCRLSINTQLLARVDHLMKVGKNNFRPPPKVESSVVRIEPKNPPPPINFQEWDGLVRIAFVRKNKTLSAAFKSSAVEQLLDHNYRIHCSLHNTEIPENFRIAEKIQTVLKNTGYSEKRARSMDIDDFIRLLHGFNSEGIHFS